From Arachis stenosperma cultivar V10309 chromosome 2, arast.V10309.gnm1.PFL2, whole genome shotgun sequence, one genomic window encodes:
- the LOC130960421 gene encoding pentatricopeptide repeat-containing protein At2g20710, mitochondrial-like translates to MVVLTRLKSALRLLPRSSVTYATSASSTSNLSPAKRNQIAAVYVPQDLYRRIFTVTDPTLPVVTILEQWVQDGRTLSYDKLLFLIKQLRSRKRYKNALEVSFWMSEKGYSEPSSADFSLRLDLIAKAKGIEEAESYFDSIPKYSRAAECYSSLLNCYAQVRDVDKAERIMLQMKHLGFARSTLARNSLLNLYYQTQNYDKVENLLLEMKEEDIKFDRFTLATLINTYAAQSDIEGIDKLLAQLEDDPSYSQHVDWWSVYAVAANWYGKLGLHDKAFNALKKSEKRLSYTIWNEAFPYLMTQYAAIGKREEVMRLWNIYMMDGKLLKRDYYSAVISSFLKLDDIELAKSIFEEWESRNRYFINFFIPNKMIAAYSRKGNMEEAEAIVNRTIMKGGKPNSWTWSWLLLGYIPQRNFPRAVQCMKEAVSICEVGCKWRPLPESLAAIFQYLKFNGDMEEAEGLIRLLSSKNVISLDIHNKLMSWIKDVESNVPAIAVLGGDSHKQTGGKFSNNK, encoded by the exons ATGGTAGTACTCACTCGTCTGAAATCCGCTTTAcgtcttcttcctcgttcttccGTGACCTACGCAACCTCTGCCTCTTCCACCTCCAACCTCTCACCGGCGAAGAGGAATCAAATCGCCGCCGTTTACGTCCCGCAGGATTTGTATCGTCGGATCTTCACTGTGACCGATCCAACTCTCCCGGTTGTTACGATTCTCGAGCAGTGGGTTCAGGATGGCCGAACTCTTAGCTACGATAAACTGCTATTCCTTATCAAGCAACTTAGGTCACGCAAAAGATATAAAAACGCCCTCGAG GTATCATTTTGGATGTCTGAGAAAGGATACTCTGAACCTAGTTCTGCTGATTTTAGTTTAAGACTGGACTTGATTGCAAAGGCTAAGGGAATAGAAGAAGCTGAATCCTATTTTGATAGCATTCCGAAATACTCAAGAGCTGCAGAATGTTACAGCTCTCTTCTTAATTGCTATGCTCAAGTTAGGGATGTGGATAAAGCTGAAAGGATCATGCTGCAGATGAAACATTTGGGTTTTGCAAGGTCTACTTTGGCAAGAAATTCTTTGCTTAACCTCTACTATCAAACACAAAACTATGACAAAGTGGAAAATTTGTTGCTTGAAATGAAAGAAGAGGATATTAAATTCGATAGATTTACATTAGCCACCTTGATTAATACATATGCGGCCCAATCTGATATAGAAGGAATCGACAAACTTCTTGCACAGTTAGAAGATGATCCATCGTATTCCCAACATGTAGATTGGTGGAGTGTTTATGCTGTGGCAGCCAATTGGTATGGCAAACTTGGGCTTCATGATAAAGCTTTTAACGCTTTAAAGAAATCAGAGAAGCGCCTGAGTTATACAATCTGGAATGAGGCCTTTCCTTACCTTATGACTCAATATGCAGCAATagggaagagagaagaagtgatGAGGTTGTGGAATATTTACATGATGGATGGGAAATTACTCAAAAGAGACTATTATTCAGCTGTAATAAGTTCGTTTCTCAAGTTGGATGACATTGAACTTGCTAAGAGTATCTTTGAGGAGTGGGAATCTAGAAACCGGTATTTCATAAATTTCTTTATTCCAAACAAGATGATAGCAGCTTACAGCAGAAAGGGCAATATGGAGGAAGCTGAAGCCATTGTTAATAGGACAATCATGAAGGGAGGAAAGCCAAATTCATGGACTTGGTCATGGCTCTTGCTTGGATATATTCCACAAAGAAATTTTCCGAGGGCTGTTCAATGTATGAAAGAGGCAGTTTCTATCTGTGAAGTGGGGTGTAAGTGGAGGCCATTACCAGAATCCTTAGCTGCCATTTTTCAGTACTTGAAATTTAATGGAGATATGGAGGAGGCAGAGGGTTTGATAAGGTTACTCAGTAGCAAGAATGTTATCTCCCTTGATATTCATAACAAGCTGATGAGTTGGATTAAGGATGTGGAGTCAAATGTGCCTGCAATTGCTGTGCTGGGAGGCGATTCACATAAACAAACAG GTGGGAAGTTTTCAAACAACAAATGA
- the LOC130963565 gene encoding pentatricopeptide repeat-containing protein At2g20710, mitochondrial-like — protein MEKMRALGFARSILSRNVLLNLYYQTQNYDKLENLVCEMQEGINFNSYTFGTLISAFAATSKAEGIDKLLTQLEHNRIQYWHLDCTVYAIAANCYRKQGLFDKAFRDLAIYD, from the coding sequence ATGGAGAAGATGAGAGCTTTGGGTTTTGCAAGGTCGATTTTGTCAAGAAATGTTTTGCTTAATCTCTACTATCAAACACAGAACTATGACAAATTGGAAAATTTGGTATGTGAAATGCAAGAGGGTATTAATTTCAATAGCTATACATTTGGTACTCTGATTAGTGCTTTCGCTGCCACTTCTAAAGCAGAGGGAATTGACAAGCTTCTCACACAGTTAGAACATAATCGGATTCAGTACTGGCATTTAGATTGTACTGTTTATGCTATTGCAGCCAATTGTTATAGGAAACAAGGACTCTTTGATAAAGCTTTTAGGGATTTGGCAATATATGATTGA